ACGGCCTCGCCGAAGCTACGCTGGTAGTGGCGATCGACGACACCGGCAGTGTTCCGCGCAAGCTTCCGGTTCCGAGCGGCACCGATCCGCGAAGTACTGGCGATAGCGGTTTCGGCCTCAGCGAGGTCTTTTGCGTCGGAGGACCCGTGCTTGATACTCGAATCAGAATCACTGCGCCGGACGGCTCGGCGCAACCGGAGGGAGAAGTCGGTGAGGTCTGGTCCAAAGGCCCCGGCACCTTCACCGGCTACTACAACGACCCGGAGGCGACCGCGGAGACCCTGGTCGACGGCTGGCTTCGAACCGGAGACCTCGGCTTCCTGAGCTCGGGCGAGCTCTACCTCACCGGGCGGCTCAAGGACCTCCTGATTATCCGAGGCGAGAACCTGATGCCCCACGAGCTCGAATGGCTGGCCGAGTCGGTGAGCGGAGGCGGCGGATTCGTTGTTCGATCAACGTCCAGTACGTCGGTCTTGCGGAGTCGCGCCATTGCCAGCGGC
This region of bacterium genomic DNA includes:
- a CDS encoding fatty acyl-AMP ligase, whose product is TAPNFGYQQCVDRIKDTDLEGLDLSGWQVAFSAAEMIRPETVGAFLEKFGRCGFKPENYRPGYGLAEATLVVAIDDTGSVPRKLPVPSGTDPRSTGDSGFGLSEVFCVGGPVLDTRIRITAPDGSAQPEGEVGEVWSKGPGTFTGYYNDPEATAETLVDGWLRTGDLGFLSSGELYLTGRLKDLLIIRGENLMPHELEWLAESVSGGGGFVVRSTSSTSVLRSRAIASG